Proteins from one Ipomoea triloba cultivar NCNSP0323 chromosome 1, ASM357664v1 genomic window:
- the LOC116021220 gene encoding wall-associated receptor kinase-like 15 yields MTAAYDPLLRRRHLFAALLLLSCSETALSARQCADCGSSPVPYPLSTGPDCGDPSYKVRCNNGALMFDTLNNTYPITSITPETQRLTISPSPLIPDTCVTADISTGGIYLDSSSPFNITSSNTILYINCTEDLLESPLNCTASSLCHAYIDASGLGACSHAPICCSFKAGGSSTAHKLRVRSKGCSAYRSFVNLDESLPVRRWPQPALEFQWVSPPKPLCGSQSDDCSASPA; encoded by the coding sequence ATGACAGCGGCTTACGATCCTCTACTGCGGCGGCGCCACCTCTTTGCGGCGTTGCTGCTGCTATCATGCTCGGAGACGGCACTGTCTGCTCGGCAGTGCGCCGACTGCGGCTCTTCTCCGGTGCCTTACCCGCTCAGCACGGGCCCGGATTGCGGCGACCCCTCGTACAAGGTTCGCTGCAACAACGGCGCGCTAATGTTCGATACGCTCAACAACACATATCCGATCACCTCTATTACCCCGGAGACGCAGCGCCTGACGATCTCGCCGTCGCCGCTAATTCCCGACACCTGCGTGACGGCGGACATCTCAACGGGCGGCATTTATCTCGACTCCTCGTCGCCGTTCAACATCACTAGTAGCAATACCATTCTGTACATTAACTGTACGGAAGATCTGCTGGAGTCGCCCCTCAACTGCACCGCCTCCAGCCTCTGCCATGCCTACATCGATGCTAGCGGTCTGGGCGCGTGCTCCCACGCTCCGATCTGCTGCAGTTTCAAAGCCGGCGGGTCGTCCACGGCCCACAAGCTGCGCGTGAGGAGCAAGGGTTGTAGCGCGTACCGGAGCTTTGTAAACCTGGATGAGTCTTTGCCGGTAAGGCGGTGGCCACAACCCGCACTGGAATTTCAGTGGGTGTCGCCGCCGAAGCCTCTGTGTGGGTCCCAATCAGATGATTGTAGTGCTAGCCCTGCTTAA
- the LOC116015783 gene encoding anthocyanidin 3-O-glucosyltransferase 2-like, producing the protein MEDAIELVFIPVPGMGHLVSAVGTAKLLLQARPQLSVTVLIMKLPFVSDPNVNSYIDSLLADESDNSRLKLIPLPEEADSLKGHTDTDLSFIFRVFLDSQKTKVRECVNEMLGCVGVRRRLAGFVVDILCSTMMDVADEFGVPTYVFYPSGAATLGLHLHLQSLNHHALEFKDSDPHLNIPTYSKPFPVNLLPNFLLDKTNGIWDCTRQISQAKGIIVNTFFDLEPHALESLSKDKRIPPVYPMGPILNLNSNYNKNRESEKQIWMKWLDDQPSSSVVFICFGSGGTFPEPQVKEIAYALERSGQRFLWALRKPPCPGSLVPTEYTNHEEILPEGFLERTQSIGKVIGWAPQSEVLAHLSVGGFVCHCGWNSILESIWFGIPIATWPMCVDQHANAFQLVREIGMAVDVKMDYKIDSKDPKTNVLIVPEIVNAKEIEFGITSLMDHSTSNSVRTKAKEVKEKSRKALEEGGSSFNFVESFFKNVMNSLK; encoded by the coding sequence aTGGAAGATGCTATTGAGCTGGTTTTCATTCCAGTCCCGGGAATGGGTCACCTTGTTTCTGCAGTCGGAACAGCGAAGCTCCTCCTGCAAGCACGGCCTCAGCTCTCCGTCACTGTGTTGATCATGAAACTGCCTTTTGTCTCCGATCCCAACGTTAATTCTTACATCGATTCTCTGCTTGCCGATGAGAGCGATAACTCTAGATTGAAGCTCATACCACTGCCTGAGGAGGCGGATTCTTTGAAGGGCCACACCGACACCGACCTGTCTTTCATCTTCCGTGTCTTCTTGGATTCTCAGAAGACTAAAGTCCGAGAATGCGTTAATGAAATGTTGGGTTGTGTGGGTGTGAGGCGGCGGCTAGCGGGATTTGTTGTGGACATTTTGTGTAGCACTATGATGGATGTGGCTGACGAGTTTGGGGTCCCCACCTACGTCTTCTACCCTTCCGGTGCTGCTACGCTCGGCCTTCACCTCCATCTCCAGAGCCTCAACCACCACGCCTTGGAGTTTAAGGATTCCGACCCTCATCTCAACATCCCTACATATTCCAAACCCTTTCCGGTGAACTTACTGCCCAACTTTTTATTGGACAAAACGAACGGAATTTGGGACTGTACCAGACAAATCTCACAGGCCAAAGGCATCATTGTCAACACCTTCTTCGACCTAGAGCCGCACGCACTTGAATCTCTCTCTAAAGACAAGAGGATCCCACCCGTTTACCCAATGGGGCCCATATTAAACCTAAACAGCAATTACAATAAGAATCGAGAATCCGAGAAGCAAATCTGGATGAAATGGTTGGATGACCAACCATCTTCATCAGTTGTATTCATTTGTTTCGGGAGTGGCGGTACTTTTCCTGAGCCTCAAGTGAAGGAGATAGCTTATGCACTTGAACGTAGTGGGCAAAGGTTCTTATGGGCTTTGAGGAAGCCACCATGTCCAGGTTCACTAGTCCCCACCGAGTATACTAATCACGAAGAGATCCTGCCGGAAGGATTCTTGGAAAGAACTCAAAGCATTGGAAAAGTTATAGGATGGGCACCACAAAGTGAAGTTCTAGCTCACCTTTCTGTTGGTGGCTTCGTGTGTCATTGCGGATGGAATTCAATTTTGGAGAGTATTTGGTTCGGAATTCCAATAGCAACTTGGCCAATGTGTGTAGATCAACATGCAAATGCGTTCCAATTGGTAAGAGAGATAGGAATGGCGGTGGATGTTAAGATGGATTACAAAATTGATTCAAAAGATCCCAAGACGAATGTTCTAATAGTTCCAGAAATAGTAAATGCAAAAGAGATAGAATTTGGAATCACAAGTCTTATGGACCACTCTACCTCCAATTCGGTAAGAACAAAAGCTAAAGAAGTTAAAGAAAAGAGCAGGAAGGCATTAGAGGAGGGTGGCTCATCCTTTAATTTTGttgaaagtttttttaaaaatgtcatGAACAGTCTCAAGTAG